From the genome of Vicia villosa cultivar HV-30 ecotype Madison, WI linkage group LG2, Vvil1.0, whole genome shotgun sequence, one region includes:
- the LOC131647584 gene encoding amidase 1-like produces the protein MESISKIGGGGSFMEHFILQPNHAPNLPLNSLTFSIKDMYDVKGRVSSFGNPDWAKTHLAATCTAPTILNLLEAGATCVGKNIMDEMAYSIMGENIHYGTPKNVTAPDRVPGGSSSGSAVAVASELVDFSMGTDCIGSSRVPASYCGVFGIRPSHSLVSSSGVIPMAQSLDTVGWFARDPKILNKVGSVLLKFPEIHHVKPAQIIIADDCFELSSIPYKVLTSLIIKAVEKLYGGRVLKHRNIGSYVNDAVPSLESFSMYNNPPIVALSSAMQYLERYEFKKNHGDWVTAVNPKLGPGISDSVYEALRTSGKKIDTCYSVFKESRDAITNLLGDSSVIMMPTVSGPPPKLKTNISELKNFLSRAFSLQAIAGTSGCCQVSIPIGKYNDVPISISLLASHGADGFLLSLVDKLYEVIQGEEVVN, from the exons ATGGAATCAATCTCAAAAATTGGAGGTGGAGGATCATTCATGGAACATTTCATTTTACAACCCAACCATGCACCTAATCTTCCTTTGAACTCACTCACATTTTCAATCAAAGACAT gTATGATGTGAAAGGACGTGTGTCTAGTTTTGGAAATCCTGATTGGGCAAAGACTCATCTAGCTGCTACTTGCACTGCTCCAACTATTTTGAACTTATTAGAAGCTGGTGCCACTTGTGTTGGTAAAAATATCATGGACGAAATGGCTTACAG TATAATGGGAGAGAATATACATTATGGCACGCCGAAAAATGTGACTGCTCCAGATAGGGTTCCTGGAGGATCTTCAAGTGGATCTGCTGTTGCAGTTGCTTCAGAGCTTGTGGATTTCTCTATGGGAACAGATTGCATAGGAAGTAGCAGAGTTCCAGCATCCTATTGCGGTGTTTTCGGTATTCGTCCTTCACACAGTCTTGTCTCATCATCAGGAGTTATACCTATGGCACAGAGTTTGGATACCGTAG GATGGTTTGCAAGGGATCCAAAGATCTTGAACAAAGTTGGAAGTGTGCTTTTGAAATTTCCAGAAATACATCATGTGAAACCTGCTCAAATAATTATTGCTGATGATTGTTTTGAGCTTTCAAGCATTCCATACAAAGTTCTTACATCACTCATCATCAAAGCAGTTGAGAAGTTATATGGAG GCCGTGTTCTAAAGCATCGAAACATTGGCAGTTATGTGAATGATGCAGTTCCAAGCTTGGAAAGTTTTAGCATGTACAACAACCCACCAATAGTTGCACTTTCAAGTGCCATGCAATATCTTGAAAG GTATGAGTTCAAGAAAAACCATGGTGATTGGGTTACTGCTGTCAACCCTAAACTAGGCCCTGGAATTTCTGACAGTGTATATGAAGCTTTAAGGACAAGTGGAAAAAAAATTGATACTTGTTATTCTGTGTTTAAAGAATCTCGTGATGCTATTACTAATCTTCTCGGA GATTCAAGTGTTATTATGATGCCAACGGTATCAGGTCCGCcaccaaaactcaaaacaaacataTCAGAATTGAAGAACTTTCTCTCAAGGGCTTTTAGCTTGCAGGCCATTGCTGGAACATCTGGATGCTGCCAG gtgAGTATACCAATTGGGAAGTATAATGATGTTCCTATATCAATCTCATTGTTGGCTAGTCATGGAGCAGATGGATTTTTGCTTAGCCTTGTTGACAAACTTTATGAAGTTATTCAAGGGGAAGAAGTAGTAAACTAA